One part of the Cupriavidus taiwanensis genome encodes these proteins:
- a CDS encoding Rieske 2Fe-2S domain-containing protein produces MHKDTKNFQKVSTLDELWEGDMAEVEVDGHVIVLVRPRSGTPRAFQGICPHQDIPLAEGNFDGRVLMCRAHQWTFDANTGKGINPGGSRLAEYAIRVDGDDILIAIEGVEPLFANC; encoded by the coding sequence ATGCATAAGGACACCAAAAATTTTCAGAAAGTCTCCACACTCGACGAGCTGTGGGAAGGCGACATGGCCGAGGTCGAGGTGGACGGCCACGTCATCGTACTTGTCCGCCCACGAAGCGGCACGCCACGCGCGTTCCAAGGCATTTGCCCGCACCAGGACATTCCGCTCGCAGAGGGAAATTTCGACGGGCGCGTACTGATGTGCCGGGCCCACCAGTGGACATTCGACGCCAACACAGGCAAGGGCATCAACCCCGGTGGATCCCGTCTCGCAGAGTATGCCATCAGGGTAGATGGGGACGACATACTTATCGCTATCGAAGGCGTCGAACCACTGTTCGCCAATTGCTGA
- a CDS encoding toluene monooxygenase gives MALLERAAWYDIARTTNWTPTYVAESDLFPEVMAGAQGVPMEVWETYDEPYKTSYPEYVRIQRDKDAGAYSVKAALERSRMFEDADPGWLSILKAHYGAIALGEYAAMSAEARMARFGRAPGMRNMATFGMLDENRHGQLQLYFPHDYCPKDRQFDWAHKAYHTNQWGAIAARSTFDDMFMSRSAIEIAVMLTFAFETGFTNMQFLGLAADAAEAGDFTFASLISSIQTDESRHAQIGGPALQILIANGRKEQAQQLVDVAIARAWRLFSLLTGTSMDYATPLQHRKESFKAFVTEWIVGQFERTLIDLGLDLPWYWDQMINEFDYQHHAYQLSIWFWRPTIWWNPAAGMTPDCRDWLEEKYSGWNDTFGKAWDVIIDNLLAGRKELTVPETLPIVCNMSQLPICAVPGNGWNVRDYPLEYNGRTYHFNSEIDRWVFQQDPVRYRDHLTLVDRFLAGYIQPPDLGGALLYMNLAPGEIGDDAHQYAWVAAYRRQREQNKTA, from the coding sequence ATGGCGCTTTTGGAACGCGCAGCGTGGTACGACATTGCCCGCACGACGAACTGGACGCCGACGTACGTCGCCGAGTCCGACCTTTTCCCGGAGGTCATGGCAGGGGCACAGGGCGTGCCTATGGAAGTCTGGGAAACCTATGACGAGCCCTACAAGACGTCGTATCCAGAATACGTGCGCATTCAGCGCGACAAGGACGCTGGCGCCTACTCCGTGAAGGCCGCGCTGGAGCGCAGCCGCATGTTCGAGGACGCCGATCCCGGCTGGCTGTCGATCCTGAAGGCGCATTACGGCGCCATCGCGCTCGGCGAATACGCGGCGATGAGCGCCGAGGCACGCATGGCCCGCTTCGGCCGCGCGCCAGGCATGCGCAACATGGCGACGTTTGGCATGCTTGACGAGAACCGTCACGGGCAATTGCAACTCTACTTTCCGCACGACTACTGCCCAAAGGATCGGCAGTTTGACTGGGCGCACAAGGCCTATCACACCAACCAATGGGGCGCGATCGCCGCCCGCAGTACCTTCGACGACATGTTCATGTCGCGCAGCGCGATCGAGATCGCCGTGATGCTTACGTTTGCCTTCGAAACGGGTTTCACCAACATGCAGTTCCTCGGGCTGGCGGCCGATGCGGCGGAAGCCGGCGACTTTACGTTCGCCAGCCTCATTTCAAGCATCCAGACGGACGAGTCACGGCACGCGCAGATCGGCGGCCCGGCACTGCAGATCCTGATCGCCAACGGGCGCAAGGAGCAGGCGCAGCAGCTCGTGGACGTGGCCATTGCACGCGCATGGCGCCTGTTCTCCCTGCTGACCGGTACGTCGATGGACTACGCTACGCCGCTGCAGCATCGCAAGGAGTCATTCAAGGCGTTCGTGACGGAATGGATCGTCGGCCAGTTCGAGCGCACCCTGATAGACCTCGGTCTCGACCTGCCCTGGTACTGGGACCAGATGATCAATGAGTTCGACTACCAGCACCATGCTTACCAGCTGAGCATCTGGTTCTGGAGGCCGACCATCTGGTGGAACCCGGCCGCCGGCATGACGCCGGACTGCCGTGACTGGCTCGAGGAAAAGTATTCCGGCTGGAATGACACGTTCGGCAAGGCCTGGGACGTCATTATCGACAACCTGCTCGCGGGCAGGAAGGAGCTCACCGTCCCCGAGACGCTGCCCATTGTGTGCAACATGAGCCAGTTGCCAATCTGCGCGGTGCCGGGCAACGGCTGGAACGTCAGGGATTATCCGCTCGAGTACAACGGCCGCACGTACCACTTCAATTCCGAGATCGACCGTTGGGTCTTCCAGCAGGACCCCGTGCGTTACCGCGACCACCTGACCCTGGTCGACCGTTTCCTCGCCGGGTACATCCAGCCGCCCGATCTGGGGGGTGCACTCCTGTACATGAACCTCGCCCCCGGCGAGATTGGCGACGACGCACACCAGTACGCGTGGGTGGCGGCATACCGCCGTCAGCGCGAACAGAACAAGACCGCCTGA
- a CDS encoding toluene-4-monooxygenase system B family protein: protein MALFPVISNFQYDFVLQLVAVDTENSMDEVAAAAAHHSVGRRVAPQPGKVVRVRRQGSDHFYPRDARLGDTDIKPMESLEFIFCDA from the coding sequence ATGGCACTGTTCCCAGTGATTTCGAATTTTCAATACGACTTCGTGCTGCAGCTCGTCGCCGTCGATACGGAGAACTCGATGGACGAGGTAGCGGCGGCCGCCGCGCACCATTCAGTCGGCCGTCGCGTAGCGCCCCAGCCCGGCAAGGTCGTGCGGGTGCGGCGCCAGGGGAGCGACCATTTCTATCCCCGCGACGCCCGGCTCGGCGACACCGATATCAAGCCGATGGAGTCACTCGAATTTATTTTTTGCGATGCATAA
- a CDS encoding MmoB/DmpM family protein: MSRDHNTAEAYRNNRVGPVLRASSITSSVIEAAREDNPGKDIRVDDKLAYVRIDTDGELILRRATLEDTLGRPFKMSELEVNLSSFAGRIETTDDYVLFYYKKTL, from the coding sequence ATGAGCAGGGACCACAACACCGCCGAGGCGTACCGGAACAACCGCGTCGGCCCCGTGCTGCGCGCCAGCAGCATCACGTCCAGCGTCATCGAGGCCGCGCGGGAAGACAACCCGGGTAAGGACATCCGCGTCGACGACAAGCTCGCGTACGTGCGCATCGACACCGACGGCGAACTGATCCTGCGCCGGGCTACGCTGGAAGATACGCTGGGCCGCCCGTTCAAGATGTCCGAGTTGGAGGTCAACCTCAGCTCGTTCGCGGGTCGCATCGAGACCACGGACGACTACGTCCTCTTCTATTACAAAAAGACACTGTAA
- a CDS encoding aromatic/alkene monooxygenase hydroxylase subunit beta, protein MTTQPDVLKPLKTWSHLAARRRKPSEYEIVSTNLHYTTDNPQAPFELDPNFEMAQWFKRHRNASPLKHADWNAFRDPDELVYRTYNLLQDGQETYVSGLLDQFSERGHDSMLEHSWACTLARLYTPARYLFHTLQMGSAYVTQMAPASTISNCAAYQTADSLRWLTHTAYRTRELSQIFGDVGFGTDERRCWEQDPAWQGWRKLVEHALVAWDWAESFVAFSLVLRPAMEEAVLRGLGEAARHNGDTLLGLLTDAQLADAQRHRRWAGALVRMALETPGNRDVLAGSIARWAALADDAIAAYCAALPDAPNTKARASAAVRDFRDNIGLAGL, encoded by the coding sequence ATGACTACGCAACCGGACGTCCTCAAGCCGCTAAAGACCTGGAGCCACCTGGCCGCGCGCCGGCGCAAACCAAGCGAGTACGAGATCGTCTCGACGAATCTGCACTACACGACCGACAACCCCCAAGCGCCGTTCGAACTCGATCCGAATTTCGAGATGGCGCAGTGGTTCAAGCGTCACCGCAACGCCTCGCCGCTGAAACACGCCGACTGGAACGCCTTTCGCGACCCCGACGAGCTCGTCTACCGCACCTACAATCTGCTGCAGGATGGCCAGGAAACCTATGTGTCCGGTCTGCTGGACCAGTTTTCCGAGCGCGGCCACGACTCCATGCTGGAGCACTCCTGGGCCTGCACGCTGGCGCGACTGTACACCCCGGCACGCTATCTGTTCCACACACTGCAAATGGGATCGGCCTACGTGACGCAGATGGCCCCCGCCTCCACGATCTCGAACTGCGCCGCCTACCAGACCGCCGACTCGCTGCGTTGGCTCACCCACACCGCGTATCGAACGCGAGAGCTGTCTCAGATCTTCGGCGACGTGGGCTTTGGCACCGACGAGCGCAGATGCTGGGAGCAAGACCCGGCCTGGCAGGGCTGGCGCAAGCTGGTCGAACACGCGCTCGTTGCATGGGACTGGGCAGAGTCCTTCGTCGCCTTCAGCCTAGTATTGAGGCCGGCGATGGAGGAAGCGGTCCTGCGCGGGCTTGGCGAGGCGGCGCGGCACAACGGCGACACCCTGCTCGGCTTGCTGACTGACGCGCAGCTTGCCGACGCCCAGCGGCACCGGCGCTGGGCCGGCGCGCTCGTCCGCATGGCCCTGGAAACTCCAGGTAATCGTGACGTGCTGGCCGGCTCGATTGCCCGGTGGGCGGCGCTCGCGGACGATGCGATCGCGGCCTACTGCGCGGCGTTGCCCGACGCGCCGAACACGAAGGCACGTGCCTCCGCGGCCGTGCGCGACTTCCGGGACAACATCGGCCTGGCGGGCCTGTAA
- a CDS encoding pectate lyase family protein, giving the protein MLFHIAFKRATLALGSAAFLLNLSGSCATEFDFSRPKGFGAATIGGMGGEVVNITDPIDGRKQLKNALCNSFNAEGVCSDATPRIIRIATTIDYTGTEKTSSERGCYPGKTKGECPTPYEPEALILVDANDRHCSGKEVTGINYDVAGKNPLSVGSNKTLIGASSSAALKGKGLRLVNSRNVEIRNLTISDINNGIVFGGDAISLEGVDRVWIDHNTFHNIGRQMIVGHFRPAINVTISWNNFDGTSAYSPECNGKHYWNILLIAKKQTITLSNNWFHDFSGRAPKVSGDEAIVHVVNNYFQNGSWHALDSSENAHLFVEANYFDNVILPILPDDGYVFGALGSLSAVAQRECKEKVGRPCLGNLAIPEPSINGFTQYSAVMEAFGALGKNISHSSKSEVSSCMITPYAASKVPAIVKAYTGTGHL; this is encoded by the coding sequence ATGTTATTTCATATAGCATTCAAGCGAGCAACTCTGGCGCTGGGATCGGCTGCCTTCCTGTTAAATTTATCCGGATCGTGCGCAACGGAATTTGATTTTAGTCGGCCGAAAGGGTTCGGCGCAGCAACGATCGGCGGGATGGGTGGGGAAGTAGTGAATATCACAGATCCAATTGATGGCCGGAAGCAACTGAAGAATGCCCTGTGCAATTCATTTAATGCTGAAGGAGTATGCTCGGATGCAACTCCACGCATTATAAGAATCGCAACAACGATTGATTATACAGGGACAGAAAAAACCTCCTCGGAACGTGGCTGTTATCCCGGCAAAACAAAAGGCGAATGTCCAACGCCGTACGAGCCGGAAGCATTGATCCTTGTCGATGCGAACGATAGGCATTGCAGTGGGAAAGAAGTCACAGGAATTAATTACGACGTGGCCGGGAAAAATCCACTATCGGTCGGTTCAAATAAGACCTTAATTGGCGCCAGTTCGTCCGCAGCGCTAAAGGGAAAGGGGCTTCGTCTAGTGAACTCCCGCAACGTCGAAATAAGAAATCTTACGATAAGTGATATTAATAACGGCATCGTTTTTGGTGGCGATGCAATATCGCTGGAAGGGGTGGACCGAGTTTGGATAGATCATAATACTTTCCACAATATTGGCCGACAAATGATTGTCGGTCACTTCAGACCTGCAATCAACGTCACTATTTCTTGGAATAATTTCGACGGCACAAGCGCTTACTCACCTGAGTGCAACGGGAAACATTACTGGAATATTTTGCTAATTGCAAAAAAGCAAACCATTACTTTATCAAATAATTGGTTCCATGATTTTTCCGGCCGGGCGCCGAAGGTCTCTGGCGATGAAGCCATCGTGCATGTGGTTAATAATTATTTCCAGAATGGTTCTTGGCATGCGCTCGACTCGAGTGAGAATGCACATCTTTTTGTCGAGGCGAACTACTTTGATAATGTGATCTTGCCAATTTTGCCTGACGATGGCTATGTCTTCGGAGCACTCGGTAGCCTTAGCGCTGTAGCCCAGCGGGAGTGTAAAGAGAAAGTTGGTCGCCCTTGCCTCGGCAATTTAGCTATACCTGAGCCTTCGATCAATGGTTTTACGCAATACTCTGCCGTAATGGAAGCATTCGGAGCGCTGGGAAAAAATATAAGTCACTCATCAAAGTCCGAGGTCTCGTCCTGCATGATAACGCCTTATGCAGCAAGTAAAGTGCCCGCTATAGTCAAAGCATATACCGGCACCGGGCATCTCTGA
- a CDS encoding cytochrome P450 yields MFILIPITTSSNFDLPDDIAKLLVDPKTYSNRELLHSVYTWARANNPFGRAVIEGFDPFWVATKYADVSAISRDSSLFRNGDYSVVCRSKAAIDYIISVTGSPHIVKALVQFDGDEHKKMRALAQSWFMPDSLLNLDDRIRRLARRCVDKLAQYEGEVIDFSRNIALYYPLHVIMDILGIPSEDEAKMLVLTQELFGGEDPELNRGKAEVASGNDVLAKNLLAVVEDFRHYFNKLTSDKRTNPRNDIATLLSNAVVNGEPISDANRLGYYIIIATAGHDTTSSSSAIAMWALSQFPDLLHQLQADAALIPQFVDEAVRFASPVSHFMRTAAADTEIRGRTVRKGDWIMLCYGSANRDEDVFDKPFEFSIDRKEVHHLAFGTGPHICLGQHLAKMEMRILFEEMIPRLERVESAGELEMVASSFVGGPKHLPLRCFMR; encoded by the coding sequence ATGTTTATCTTGATCCCAATTACCACCTCCTCGAATTTCGATCTCCCCGATGACATCGCGAAGCTTTTGGTTGATCCAAAGACTTATTCAAACCGTGAGCTATTGCACTCTGTCTATACGTGGGCGCGTGCCAACAATCCGTTCGGTCGTGCTGTTATTGAGGGCTTCGATCCTTTCTGGGTTGCAACGAAGTATGCCGATGTCAGCGCAATTTCACGTGACAGTAGCCTATTTCGCAACGGTGACTATTCTGTTGTTTGCCGATCAAAGGCCGCAATCGACTATATAATTTCGGTCACTGGGTCTCCGCATATTGTCAAGGCGCTAGTTCAGTTCGACGGTGATGAGCACAAGAAAATGCGCGCGCTGGCGCAATCATGGTTCATGCCTGACAGCCTGCTCAACCTGGATGATCGTATCCGACGACTGGCCCGTCGCTGCGTTGACAAACTTGCGCAGTACGAAGGAGAGGTCATAGATTTTTCTAGAAATATTGCACTATATTATCCTTTGCATGTAATAATGGATATTCTAGGAATTCCCTCTGAAGATGAGGCCAAAATGTTGGTCCTGACGCAAGAGTTGTTTGGTGGGGAAGATCCAGAACTCAATCGAGGGAAGGCGGAGGTCGCTTCCGGTAACGATGTTTTGGCAAAGAATCTACTAGCAGTAGTAGAAGACTTTCGGCATTATTTCAATAAGCTGACATCGGACAAAAGGACGAATCCACGTAACGATATCGCAACATTGCTTTCCAACGCGGTCGTAAATGGCGAACCGATTAGCGATGCCAACCGCTTGGGCTACTACATTATTATTGCCACGGCGGGACACGATACCACATCATCGTCCTCCGCGATCGCAATGTGGGCACTTAGCCAGTTCCCTGATCTGCTGCATCAACTTCAAGCCGATGCGGCGCTGATTCCGCAATTTGTCGACGAGGCGGTGCGCTTTGCGTCACCGGTGAGTCACTTCATGCGTACCGCGGCGGCGGATACGGAGATCCGAGGACGCACTGTTCGCAAAGGCGATTGGATAATGCTGTGCTACGGCTCGGCGAATCGAGATGAAGATGTCTTTGATAAACCATTCGAATTCAGCATTGATCGAAAGGAAGTCCACCATCTGGCATTTGGAACAGGGCCTCATATTTGTCTGGGCCAGCACTTGGCCAAGATGGAAATGCGCATCCTGTTTGAGGAAATGATACCGCGCCTTGAACGCGTGGAGTCAGCAGGGGAGCTCGAAATGGTCGCATCCAGCTTCGTCGGTGGGCCTAAGCATCTTCCTTTGCGCTGTTTCATGCGATAG
- a CDS encoding helix-turn-helix domain-containing protein has protein sequence MSAAVPLSQQELGELAGLARQSIRTALKTLQAQGHKTTECGIVIVKNLSALRDFR, from the coding sequence ATGAGCGCTGCAGTTCCGCTCTCACAGCAGGAACTGGGCGAACTTGCCGGGCTAGCGCGCCAGAGCATTCGCACTGCGCTGAAGACGCTACAGGCACAAGGACACAAAACAACCGAGTGCGGGATTGTGATCGTCAAGAACCTGAGCGCGCTCAGAGACTTCCGTTAA
- a CDS encoding M30 family zinc metallopeptidase, whose protein sequence is MKYKQRALLFFWSVAQAALISIVLASCGGDGDDPLASPDPQTMATTTASVPVKKSCSNCGALDAHTYAGSGIGVWESVNSTSSAVEAPISISGLNGQDVTLVFTNQTGTPQVMPTIAVAARNHSFVAEQLRLDDGTEALKRRISSFNRDGWRVHAKEQSYASLYSLSPSRLDNGSVRIWYLADDTTRSTTLVRKLMTADGTIVNFWVETTELDPTKVSQAVLDTLAGDFVSPGKIYDILKSIGGPLWGPHSYNDLISGHDDPIDIVIAKFTRGSEMAGYFYARNAIKRESEPYSNESVSLYLNSEEMYQNGTYGLNYMRSAMAHEAMHMQNFYRRGISKGPDYQFEIWLEEATAMMFEDFVSQAIEKNFSTIRDVRFTSYVRFGDRIHNCSLFDWDKASTCNGYSIWGSLGGFLNRQLGLSFYKHLLTNVSSTDSMAVLESSVRGTAATSSFQQELRHFAATSGALMKEPAPDGFGFPLREEGAFVLPEINAGAFLNDRGQLSMVPAELHPYANVPVVREHVKGMYSETVKIPPHSSLSVVIQ, encoded by the coding sequence ATGAAGTACAAGCAGCGCGCATTGCTTTTCTTTTGGAGCGTGGCTCAGGCAGCGCTGATATCTATTGTGCTGGCCTCTTGCGGTGGTGACGGGGACGATCCCCTGGCCTCGCCAGACCCGCAGACGATGGCCACCACCACCGCCTCGGTTCCCGTCAAGAAGAGCTGCTCGAACTGCGGGGCGCTGGACGCACACACCTATGCTGGTAGCGGCATAGGTGTTTGGGAAAGCGTTAATAGTACATCCTCGGCTGTGGAGGCTCCCATCAGCATCTCAGGGCTGAACGGGCAGGATGTAACGCTCGTTTTCACTAATCAAACCGGAACTCCACAAGTTATGCCGACAATTGCAGTGGCAGCGCGGAACCATTCCTTCGTGGCCGAGCAACTACGATTGGATGATGGCACGGAAGCGCTTAAGCGCCGAATATCGAGTTTTAATCGAGATGGATGGAGAGTGCACGCCAAAGAGCAAAGTTATGCTTCACTCTATTCTTTGTCGCCTAGTAGACTGGATAACGGTAGTGTGAGAATCTGGTATTTAGCGGACGATACGACTCGCTCCACAACCTTGGTTCGTAAACTCATGACAGCTGACGGCACCATTGTCAATTTCTGGGTAGAGACAACTGAACTCGATCCAACAAAGGTGAGTCAAGCGGTTCTCGACACGCTAGCAGGCGATTTCGTCTCGCCTGGCAAGATCTACGATATACTGAAATCAATTGGGGGACCCCTCTGGGGGCCCCACAGCTATAACGATCTGATTAGCGGCCATGACGATCCAATTGACATCGTAATCGCCAAGTTCACTAGGGGTTCCGAGATGGCCGGATACTTCTACGCGCGCAACGCAATCAAGCGTGAGAGCGAGCCATACTCAAATGAATCGGTGTCGCTTTACCTGAACTCTGAGGAAATGTACCAAAATGGGACCTACGGCTTGAATTACATGCGGTCCGCAATGGCGCATGAAGCCATGCACATGCAGAACTTCTACCGCCGAGGCATTTCCAAGGGCCCGGACTATCAGTTCGAAATATGGCTGGAAGAAGCCACAGCTATGATGTTTGAGGACTTTGTGAGCCAGGCCATCGAGAAGAATTTCAGTACGATTAGGGACGTCCGGTTCACCAGCTACGTAAGATTTGGCGACCGAATTCACAATTGCAGTCTGTTTGATTGGGACAAAGCCAGTACATGCAACGGATATTCAATCTGGGGATCGCTCGGTGGATTTCTCAACCGTCAGCTCGGACTGAGCTTTTACAAGCATCTTCTTACCAACGTTAGCAGCACTGATTCGATGGCGGTTCTCGAATCTTCAGTTCGGGGCACGGCAGCAACCTCCAGCTTCCAACAGGAATTGCGCCACTTCGCCGCGACATCGGGTGCACTGATGAAGGAACCCGCCCCAGACGGCTTTGGCTTCCCTTTGCGAGAGGAAGGTGCATTCGTGTTGCCCGAAATTAACGCGGGCGCCTTTCTAAATGATCGTGGTCAGTTATCAATGGTGCCCGCGGAGCTCCACCCCTATGCCAACGTGCCAGTAGTACGGGAGCATGTGAAAGGAATGTATAGCGAAACGGTCAAGATTCCGCCCCACTCCTCACTGTCCGTCGTGATTCAATGA